A genomic stretch from Natronomonas gomsonensis includes:
- a CDS encoding DUF7556 family protein produces MAQDTATPETVSECEVMASIDGDASGERLIIAELCREEAYLAMSTEATVDVDDWR; encoded by the coding sequence ATGGCACAGGACACGGCCACTCCGGAGACGGTTTCCGAATGCGAGGTCATGGCGTCCATCGACGGCGATGCGAGCGGCGAGCGGCTCATCATCGCAGAACTCTGCCGAGAGGAGGCGTATCTCGCCATGTCCACGGAAGCCACCGTCGACGTAGACGACTGGCGGTAA
- a CDS encoding PPC domain-containing DNA-binding protein translates to MDYQRVEGDREYVARLEHGRDWREQIEAFADEEEIDSAFFFGLGAVQDATVYFYDQTEQEYYPVEFDEPFEVTTALGNVSHLDGERFAHTHVTLSREDGSMVGGHLDSATTFAGELYLREFDAHLEREHDDVTDLDLWPL, encoded by the coding sequence ATGGATTACCAGCGCGTCGAGGGCGACCGCGAGTACGTCGCTCGACTGGAACACGGACGGGACTGGCGCGAGCAAATCGAGGCCTTCGCCGACGAGGAGGAAATCGATTCGGCGTTCTTCTTCGGCCTCGGGGCGGTGCAGGACGCGACCGTCTACTTCTACGACCAGACCGAACAGGAGTACTATCCCGTCGAGTTCGACGAGCCGTTCGAGGTGACGACGGCGCTCGGAAACGTCTCGCATCTCGACGGCGAGCGCTTCGCCCACACCCACGTCACCCTCTCGCGGGAGGACGGCTCGATGGTCGGCGGCCACCTCGATTCGGCGACCACTTTCGCCGGCGAGTTGTACCTCCGGGAGTTCGACGCCCACCTCGAACGCGAACACGACGACGTGACCGACCTCGACCTCTGGCCGCTGTAG